Within Babylonia areolata isolate BAREFJ2019XMU chromosome 3, ASM4173473v1, whole genome shotgun sequence, the genomic segment tggagcaggcaatttttagggcaccttttctagccccttcctcatgccagggaggtgagcagtgcattcctaaagagggctgctcagacgctcagacggctgccgagctccatcgctgctcctgtcgacgaagaacgaccctatggcctgagccgcctgtgtgcaggtctgcggctgcgactgccagtgtacccacacctgtcgtttcgtcgctcgcctgtcgccacaggacttgggggtgatgaaatgatgaaggatgaaaggtcatttaggatgtctgatgacttgcacgatgagtttgttaagtgaagaggagttgcgcaacgtcgacctcactctctcgtccgggtccaccaatttccagtggcaagactaagtcgagacgactggaggatgagcacggatgcagtggatgaccaagatatcctttcggtgtctcatcttgctctctgcactccacagtgcgttgctgtaactgccttcctctccgttgaaccgataggtttcttccgcagattctgctggatccagacttcgcatacatgggtagacacaccccgggggccaactgcgtgtggcatgcacacagcacggtggagctagatggccgtcggtggctctcctgagccgacgcccttttatggatctccataagggtgtctagccacctgcctcaccagtcccagaagggagtggtgggagtgccggtttagtcgtcggcaacccgaccctgaacaggttgtactggattacaggttaccagtagcagatctaatgacctgacatGACCtgatctacaggctaactgtatgctcatgtgtttccatgtgtgtgtgcacatgagtgataatgcaacatggggaacctgtgtgacttggtagttgtgattaccatgtgctgtagtcatatattatatgccagtggggtaacacatagctgtatgtgttcaataagatttgagaccgctgacaggcagtcctatgttggtgcacacaggttgctatatatttaccataTTACTTGGTAAcaatatgattcccatgtaaaaattttaccaatgagatactttgcagagacaaagtacagatttgttcagtcctaatggaaacagctattactgtatggtgatttaactggagttaaacactggcagtttgtaattgtctgccacatacttggtgcgacagctattattctatggtggtttaacaggagttaaacactgggagttagtatttgttagtcatatatttggtgcatatTAACctatgtgccactgattgttgatggtaagctatatgaagcttgttttacatttttacatagatctctttgagaagagagtgtacggctagacattgagtgtgagaatggagaaaggttatctgtggaattgtttacttgtccagacaacatgatgatgtttctgttacatcagtgcgaTTATGTCTAGCacatgttttggtattgatttaacttgggttttaatattgtttgtgttccaggtgtgctgttaagttagagaaataaacacctcaattcatctttctaaaagaccctgctgtggtacgaagAGAGAGTGGAtcgtgcacctatcctctgcctgttatcctactctaccccttctaccttctacacctacccctactcaacccctacccccaccactactacccccttttaacaacttggcgtcgccgacaggatcagcaggtgaggtgtctcttagctttagcagcacacagcccaacacagcccaaTGCAGCTCAACACAGCCCAAGCAAGACCCTAAGACGACACAAGATGGCGGACGAAGGTCAACAGGTAGCTGGAACACAGTGGTGGGCACCACCTAAGCCACCCCACTTCTCAGGAGAGTCTGCTGATGGGCCTGCAGAGGATTTCATTGCAGAGGTCAGCAGATTCCTGGAGGCTTACCGGATAGCCAATCCAGTGGCAGTGGATTTCATCATCTGTCACCTGCAGGGGAAGGCCAGACGCGAGGTACTGGCATACACAGGAGACGAGATCGACACACCACAGAAGGTTTTGGAAATCTTGAGGAGGACCTTTGGAGACAGCCAGCCTCTGACAGGTTTGATGTCAGCCTTCCATGGCAGACGTCAGGCACCAGGACAGTCCGTTCTGGAGTTTGCGCAAGAGCTGAGGAACATGGAGGCCCGGATCAACGAACGAGATGGAGACGACATCTCAGCGGAGATGCTTCGTGACAGGTTCATCAAGGGCCTGACCTCTGCTCCACTCAAGAGAGAGCTACGGCGCCTCATTCGGGAGCGGGACAGCACCACGTTCTGCACCATCCGGGACGAAGCCCTCAGATGGACCTGGGAAGAGGGCGAACCAGAAGATGCCATGCCAGCAGTTTTCCAACATCAGCTGGTGCCACAACCATCGCCAGAGGTGATGGAACTGAGGAGACAACTGGCCTCGCTCACGGAGTCTGTCCAGGCCATGCAGACTGCCATGGCAACCCTGCAGGAGCGCACAGTCCCTGGACCATCCCCTGTAGCCCTCCCAAGATCGACGACCCAGGCACCAGTGAACAACGGGCGGTGCTACTACTGCCAAAAGCTTGGCCACATCAAACAGGACTGCAGAAAAAGGTTAAGGGATGAGCAGCAGAACCGCCCTAGCCAGGGGGGAAACTAGATGCCTCTGCTGTGAGAAGCCAAACAGTGGAGGCGAACACCAAGGCTAGCTTTACCAACTTGACAGGTCGATGCCCACAAACAGTCATGGTGATAGAGGGGAGGGCAGTTAAGGCATTAGTGGATACAGGTAGTGAAGTTAGTACTATCTCAGAATCTTGGTACAGACAGCAGTTAGGTAAGGTTCCTCTCCAACAAACAAGTTGGCTGACTGTCAAGGCAGCTAATGGGCTAGACATTCCATATGTTGGTTTGTTGGAAGGAGAGGTAGAGGTATTTGGGAAGAAATGCCAGGCATCCCTGTTGGTTGTAAAGGATTCAGCTGACCCCTCCATCTATGTGCGCAAACAGCATAACCCTGCTATCCTAGGTATGAATATTTTGCAGCAGGTTCTTTCTCCCCTCAGTAGTGAGATAATTCATGATGCAAATTTTCCACCTTGTCTGCAACCAGTCATCAGTGAAGTACGTGCCCATTGCACTTCTGTCCGGGGCATTGCTAGAGTAGTGGGTAGAACACGGGTTCCGGGTTGCAGTTTGATGTGTATGAAGATAAGTGGCATAGAAAGACCCTTTAGAAAACTGCTTGCAGAACCCTCtagtcaccccctacccccaggcTTGTTTGTTGTCCCCACTTTAGTTGGCACTGACAACACTTCTAGGTATATTAGAGTTGCAAACTTgtctgatgatgatattgttttggATTCCAGAACTCCAGTTGCAGTCCTGCATGCGGTCGAGTCGGTAGAATCAGGAGAAACGCCCCATTTGCAGGTCAACTCGGAAGAGATTGTTGTGCAGAATCAGTCACCCAGTCAGGCAGAGGGGACAGGTGAGTCTTTGAACTCACAGTTGCAGGGCTTTGAAGGGTCAGAGGAGCAGAAGCGGCAGGTCTTGGATCTCCTTGTTAGATATAAGCATGTCATTTCATCTGAAGGGGCAGACATTGGCTTTACAGACAGGGAGGTGCACAAAATTCCAACCACAGATGATGTCCCAGTTGCTCAGACATACCGACCCATTCCCCCTCGGGATTTTCAAGAGGTCAGGGAGCATATACGGGATCTCATAGAAAAGGGGGTAGTGAAAGAAAGCCACAGCCCATATGCAGCCCCAATTGTAGTAGTCCGCAAGAAGGATGGGTCAGTGCGCCTTTGTGTTGATTATCGGTGGCTGAACAGCAAAACAGTGAAGGATGCATACCCCTTGCCCAGAATCCAGGAAAGTTTTGATGCGCTCACTGGCGCACAATTTTTCTCAATTTTGGATCTTGCAAGTGGGTATCATCAGATAGCCATGGACTCACAAGATCAACCAAAGACAGCCTTCATCACTCCATTTGGGCTGTATGAGTATACCAGAAGGCCTTTTGGGTTGTCTGGTGCACCTGCCACATTTCAGCGTCTCATGAATTCAGTCATGTCAGACTTCCTTTTCAGTTTTCTCCTGGTGTATCTGGATGACTTGCTTGTGTTCTCTAAAACTTTTGAAGAACATTTGCAACATCTGGAAAGAGTTTTGATGAGAATTGAAGAGACTGGTTTGAAGATAAAGCTAGAGAAGCTAGAGAAGTGCCAGTTGTTGTGACATAAGGTTGACTATCTGGGGCATACTATCTCTGCCCAAGGGATCAGTTGTCAGACTGAGAAAACTGAAGCAGTGCAGAACTGGCCCACACCATCAAATGTCAGGGAACTTCGTTCTTTTCTGGGGTTGCTGGGTATTATCAGCGGTTTGTGAAGAACTATGCCAAAATTGCTGGACCACTTCATAGTCTTGTCAACCAGCATTCCAGTGGCAAGAAAGGGAAACTGGCATCTATCAGCCAGGCATGGCAAGAAGAACACCAGGTGGCTTTTGATCAACTAAAGCAGGCACTTACTGGATCTGAGGTTCTAGCTTTTGCTGACTTCTGAAGGCCTTTCATCCTGGAGACTGATGCCAGCTTTGAGGGCCTTGGTGCAATTCTTAGTCAGAAGCAGCCAGATGGGACTACTAGGGTCGTAGCATATGCCAGCCGCAGGCTGCGCCCCACAGAGAAAAATGAGGCCAACTACAGCAGCTTCAAATTAGAGATGTTGGCACTGAAATGGGCAGTGACTGAGAAATTCAGGGGCTATCTTCTGGGCTCAAAATTTGAAGTGTTCACAGATAACAACCCTTTAGCTCATTTTAAATCTTCCAAGCTTGGTGCGTTAGAGCAGAGATGGGCTGTGCAGTTAGTTCAATTTGACTTTGAAGTCAAATACAGGCCTGGTAGGGATAACAGGGCTGATGCCCTGTCTCGACTTCCTTCTCACTTGGTGTTTCACCAAGGTGGAACACAGGTTCCCCCGGAAGTTGCCAGCCTGCGAGAGGTTTGGTGTCAGAGTTCACGTGTCACCAAGCGGGAAAGCAGTGATGAGAAGGTGACAACCATTGATTCAGGGACACCAGTAATGCCGACCTTGTCACGGCAGGATCTGGCCAGGGCACAAATGGAGGATCCCCAGTTGAACTCAGTCTTGAAGTTGTGGCCTAGCAAGCCAAGGGAGAGGTCAGCTGTTGAACAGTCCTTGTTGAGACAGTATCGCAGGCTTGAGGTGAGGGATAGCGTGTTAGTCAGGCATGTCATAGACCCCAGCTGGGGCAATGTCGAGCAGATTGTACTTCCCACCACACTCCGACCCACAGTTTTATATGAGCTACATGACAAAATGGGCCACCAAGGGCTGGACAGAACTCTGAGTCTGTTGCAGCAGCGAGTCTATTGGCCGGGAATGGCAAAAGATGTGCAGCAGTACATTGATCGCTGTCCTCGTTGTCTGGTGAACAGGAGAGCCACTGCAAAACCAGCTATGGGGCACATTCATGCCAGTCGTCCTCTGCAGATCCTAGCCATAGATTTCACAAAGCTAGAGATGGCAAGTGATGGTCGGGAAAATGTACTGGTAATGACGGATGATTTTACCAAATTCACAGTAGCTATCCCCACCAGAAATCAGGAGGCAAACACAGTTGTCCAGGGTCTTGTGAAAG encodes:
- the LOC143280309 gene encoding uncharacterized protein LOC143280309 produces the protein MADEGQQVAGTQWWAPPKPPHFSGESADGPAEDFIAEVSRFLEAYRIANPVAVDFIICHLQGKARREVLAYTGDEIDTPQKVLEILRRTFGDSQPLTGLMSAFHGRRQAPGQSVLEFAQELRNMEARINERDGDDISAEMLRDRFIKGLTSAPLKRELRRLIRERDSTTFCTIRDEALRWTWEEGEPEDAMPAVFQHQLVPQPSPEVMELRRQLASLTESVQAMQTAMATLQERTVPGPSPVALPRSTTQAPVNNGRCYYCQKLGHIKQDCRKRLRDEQQNRPSQGGN